From Psychrobacillus sp. FSL K6-2836, a single genomic window includes:
- the hutG gene encoding formimidoylglutamase, with protein MNGLLKKVNEGIWSGRTDHLENRTSFRYHQIVELEKMETLKLLEKTCVIIGFESEEGVRRNKGQLGAAKAPNALRTELAKLPWKLSNGKHLADIGTIECIGSDLEKAQQQLGEVVSKVLHKEMTPIILGGGHETAYGHYLGVRDYIGDKAKLGIINIDAHFDLRPYDEQTSSGTMFRQILEQDENSSYFVLGIQRYGNTQELFDKADELEVTYIYEEDMHHGQLDQVNASIEKFIQKHDRIMLTLCTDVLNAAFAPGVSAPSPFGLEPTIVRAIIKTVTSHEKVLSFDISEVNPILDENNRTVKLGAYLTNEAITSFLGGRKNDTST; from the coding sequence ACCAAATTGTTGAGTTGGAAAAAATGGAAACGCTTAAATTATTAGAAAAAACTTGTGTAATTATCGGTTTTGAAAGTGAAGAGGGAGTCCGTAGAAATAAAGGTCAACTTGGAGCAGCAAAAGCACCTAACGCTTTACGTACAGAATTGGCAAAGCTACCATGGAAACTATCTAATGGAAAGCACCTTGCAGATATAGGGACAATTGAGTGTATTGGCAGTGACCTAGAAAAAGCCCAACAACAGCTTGGGGAAGTAGTAAGCAAAGTCTTACATAAAGAGATGACCCCGATTATTCTTGGCGGCGGGCATGAAACCGCTTACGGACATTATCTTGGTGTTCGAGATTATATTGGAGATAAAGCGAAGTTAGGGATTATCAATATTGACGCACACTTTGATTTGCGCCCATACGATGAACAGACTTCCTCAGGGACGATGTTCAGACAAATATTGGAACAAGATGAAAACAGTAGTTATTTCGTTCTTGGTATCCAACGATACGGTAATACGCAAGAGCTATTCGACAAGGCGGATGAACTAGAAGTTACCTATATTTATGAAGAGGATATGCATCATGGACAGTTGGACCAAGTGAATGCATCTATAGAGAAGTTTATCCAAAAACATGATCGGATCATGCTTACGCTATGTACGGATGTATTAAATGCTGCATTTGCACCAGGTGTAAGTGCTCCATCACCGTTTGGTTTGGAACCCACCATTGTTCGTGCAATTATCAAGACCGTAACTTCCCATGAAAAAGTGTTGTCTTTTGATATTTCGGAAGTAAATCCAATCTTGGATGAAAATAATCGAACCGTAAAACTTGGAGCTTATTTGACAAATGAAGCAATTACATCATTTTTAGGAGGAAGAAAGAATGACACTAGCACTTGA
- the gltS gene encoding sodium/glutamate symporter, with the protein MTLALDQITTIFLSIALLVLGTYLVKKIGFLNKFCIPAPVVGGLLFALLATIAKSFDLFEITLDTSLQGLFMLTFFTTVGLGASFKLVKLGGKLLVIYWLACGFLALAQNTIGVSMAYLFDLHPLIGMMAGAVSMEGGHGAATAFGQTVEDLGINSALSIGVAAATFGLVAGGLIGGPIVKYLVTKYDLKSTETDEATQVDLEENDKAIKTNTFFTQLLLITFCMALGTYLGGLFSSATGFVLPGYVGAMFVAVIVRNIVDKFNPKTVDMNSIGLVGDISLGIFLSMALMSIKLWEIADLALPLIAIVIVQVIFIVLFGIFVLFRLLGKDYDAAVMVAGFTGHGLGATPNAMANMAAVTERFGPSKKAYLVVPIVGAFLIDVFAMPIIITTINLFQ; encoded by the coding sequence ATGACACTAGCACTTGACCAAATTACAACAATCTTCCTTTCCATAGCACTTTTGGTTCTAGGTACATACCTAGTAAAGAAGATTGGATTCTTAAATAAGTTCTGTATACCAGCCCCAGTAGTAGGGGGATTACTATTTGCACTCCTTGCTACAATAGCCAAATCATTTGATTTGTTTGAAATTACATTAGATACATCTTTACAAGGATTGTTCATGCTTACCTTTTTTACTACAGTTGGCTTAGGAGCAAGTTTTAAACTTGTGAAATTGGGTGGGAAGCTACTCGTTATATACTGGCTAGCTTGTGGATTCTTAGCGCTTGCACAAAACACAATCGGTGTGTCTATGGCGTATTTATTTGATCTTCATCCTTTAATTGGAATGATGGCTGGAGCAGTTTCAATGGAAGGTGGACACGGTGCAGCAACTGCATTCGGACAAACTGTTGAAGATTTGGGTATTAATTCGGCGCTTTCTATCGGAGTAGCAGCTGCTACGTTTGGTCTCGTTGCAGGGGGACTTATCGGAGGACCAATTGTTAAATATCTTGTTACGAAGTATGATTTGAAATCAACGGAAACGGATGAAGCTACACAGGTTGATCTTGAAGAAAATGATAAAGCAATCAAAACGAATACATTTTTCACACAACTACTACTAATCACTTTCTGTATGGCACTTGGAACTTATTTGGGAGGTTTGTTCTCCTCTGCAACAGGATTTGTTCTTCCTGGATACGTTGGGGCTATGTTTGTAGCGGTTATTGTGAGAAATATTGTAGATAAATTTAATCCTAAGACTGTAGATATGAATAGTATTGGCTTAGTAGGTGACATATCCTTAGGAATCTTCTTATCCATGGCACTTATGAGCATTAAACTGTGGGAAATAGCAGATTTGGCTCTTCCGTTAATCGCAATCGTTATTGTCCAAGTTATCTTCATTGTTCTTTTTGGCATCTTTGTTCTGTTCCGTCTTTTAGGAAAAGATTACGATGCTGCTGTAATGGTAGCTGGTTTCACAGGCCATGGCTTAGGTGCAACACCTAATGCAATGGCGAATATGGCTGCTGTAACAGAAAGATTCGGCCCATCGAAAAAAGCATATCTAGTCGTACCAATTGTTGGAGCATTCCTCATAGATGTGTTTGCAATGCCTATTATTATTACGACAATTAACTTATTCCAATAA